The Pungitius pungitius chromosome 21, fPunPun2.1, whole genome shotgun sequence genome includes the window CCCTCAGACGGTCACAGACAATTAAACCTTCTCTCATCTGACTGTAACGTGGCTCCATGCAGATGTTCAAACACAGCTGTCTTCATCATTACTGGCACGCCATCGTTTTGCACCTTATGATACAAACGGggaatgaatgaacaaaaaaaaaaaagtcttataaTGCACTATGGACATTGATTGTtccaaaaaaatactttaaattgtAACATCAGCACTTCTTTAAAGATGATTTAAACATTGATTAAAACATGTTGAGACAAACCTCGTCGTCTTTGGatttgtaaatattgtaattctAATACATGtaagtaaaacattttgaagGGTAAATTGTTTTATATGGATGATCTCATGTTGGATCGCATCGTTTCACTTGATGACAATAAATTGTATTATACACACTGTATTTCTCCGAATAAACTGACTATTTTCTGACCGttgaaaacagaaataaacCGTTAAATTGTTTGCACATAAATTCATCGGTATTGGCGCCATGAGGCAAAATGCCATCACCGCTGCAGTGGCAGCCCCGGCTGCGCCTCCTCCATCCGTCCTGACACCGTCGGGTGGATGTGCAAAAGGTGAAGCAGCTCCTTGAGCTAAATCACCATCAGCGCGGGGTCACCTGCGCCTTTCCTCGTGGATCAAGCCGCCCTCCCGCAAAAGGTCAAGGCCGTCGGGCCGCGCCGCACCTGGACTATACGTCGCCTGCAGGGTGGGCAGCGaacgctgctgcccccccctcccacctccaccacgTCACACTCAACACACGGCGGCAAAGGTCAGCTGCCTCGACCAGGAGAACTCAGACCGGATCTGCTGTTCAATCAAATGATCAGAATTTAATTTATAATATTTGATACGTTCATCAGTTTTTATAGTAATGTGTAACAAAAGAAAAGTTTACTGTCATCATGGCTTTCTGCTAAATGCCAACTCGGATATTTCAGACGTGATAAGTATTGTACTCCAAGTAGACGGCTCCCTCATGTGGAGAAATCCTTCCCCACAATCTTATTAAATCTCAAAGAAGTTGCCAGTTGAAGTAGGAAGTGCAGTCACAGAAAGCAAAGCTACTGAGAGGACCATCAAATGGTAAGTGctaaagtgtttttgaaattATGTTTTCAACACGCAGTCAGAATACGACAATTTGGACTAAATGGAATTTACATAAATAGATTTGTTGCATGATGCTGCAGAGTTGGGATAGAACAAGAAACACTGAacgtaaaaagaacaaaatacaaaatacaaaaagtaaaagaGGAACAAAGCTCTTTGACACTTACTTCTGGTGAAGCTGTcacattaatttaaaaaaaagtaaaattgtTTTCCCCCCAATGCAATAATGGAAATCAGAAATAATTATAACAATAAAACTCCGTAAATACGGCTCATCTCACCAATGATTGCTACAGCATTTTTGTGGAGTggattttatttagaaaaagaagATTCAAATCCCAAAATtgatatttttctaaataaaatctACTCCATAAAAATGCTCCACATTTCAAcggtttttctctgtttttaacGACGCACAAAGTTACCAAGTTTTGCGGATTAAAATGCGTCGTCTCCTCTTAAAATGTTAGtgcagctgctttttttctgaCTTCCTCGTGATGCGTTTGCTTTCCaattatttttagatttctttGGACTGACGTCGGTGCGAAAAGTAGCCGTGAAGCAAAGATGAGGCGGACCGTCCTCTTCCTGCTTCTGCTCAACACCTCGGCCTGCTGTGGTTTCGGCTTTAAAGGCTGCTCTCAGAACTTCCCCCAGTCATACGTCATGTGGTGCTTCAACAGGGACATCGCGAACCTCGCCGACGTCGTCGTCGGGATGCCAGACAACCTGACAACCATCAACCTGTCCAAGAACAAGATCGGGATCGTCCCACCTGGATCGTTCCGCCGGTTCCCGGGGCTCAAACAACTGGACCTCAGCCAGAACCGGCTGGTCTCCCTGAAAGGAGGCGAGTTCAGCGGCCTGAGTGTCCTGGAATGGCTCAACCTCACCTGCAACAACATCTCGCACATCCACCCCGACGCCTTGGATGGACTCGCCGGCCTCAAAACGCTGCTCCTGACCCACAACGCGCTGGCGACCTTCTCCCCGAGGATCCTTGCGTCCCTCCCGGCCATCGAAGAGGTCAACCTGTCCCTGAACAAGCTCCAGGCCTTCGGCTGCAACGGCTCCGCCGGGTCCTCCACGCTCTCGCGGCTCGACCTCTACGCCAACGCCGTCCGGTGGCTCGACGCGAGCTGCTTCCCCGCGCTGGAGTACGTCCGGCTGTCCAACAACTCGGGCCTGGAGCTGCGGGCGGACGCCTTCGCCTCCAACCCGAGGCTGAGGAGCCTGCTGGGTCAGGGGTTGAGGGCGGAAGCCCTGGCGGGACTCTCGGCGGCGACCAAGAGGAACCTCACTTTTGTGGCGTTCTCTTTGTCCGTGGAGAAGTCGCCGCTGACGGTCTGCGCGCTGCTGAGCGGGATGGACCGGCTTCAGAGGGTCGAGGTACGTGGCTCCAAATTGCTCGGGCAGAAATCACccgtttattttaaaaaatgaccgTTCCGCCCGTTTCATTTGATTGGACAGGTTGACTTGAAGGGATCCAGGTTACCCCGGGATAACTACACCCTCTTGGGCTGCGACACTCCACCCATGGTGATCATCGAGGACGCGGACCTTGGGGACGTCTCCATGTTGTCTCTGGGTCGGGGTAACACGAGCCGACTTTACCTCAACAACTGCGGGTTGAAGCAGGTGTCTCCCACCGCGTTCGGCGGCTACCGAGGCCTGACCACCCTGCAGTTGAATAAAAACAAGCTGCACCTTCACAGCGACGCGTTCCAAGGGCTGAGCCGCCTCACGTTCTTAAGCTTCGACAGTAGCCAAATCAGTGACATTGACCCCCACTGGTTCGTCCCCCTGAGGGGCCTGACTCGCCTGTCTCTGGTGAAGAACGAAATCACCGAGCTGCCACCCGAGGTGTTCAGTGGGCTGAGCCGACTGGAGCAGCTCTACATGCAGTTCAACCTGCTGAAGTACATCACCAGAAAGCCCTTCAGTGGGCTGCGCAGGCTGATCAAGCTCAACCTCAGCTTGAACATCATAGATTTCATCGAGGTCGGCACCTTCAGTGACCTGACCAGGCTTGTGTATGTGATATTGCAATACGCTCATCTTTTCTCAATCGTCGTcggtgttcatttatttaacagaGTCATCTTTCCGTTAGGTACCTGGATTTAAGTGGCAATCGCATCAAGAGGCTGACACCATTCATTTTGTCCGGCCTGATCAATTTGAGGCAGTTTGTTCTGTACAACAACCGGCTGCATTTTAACGCCCCTGAAGCTCCTTTCGTAGACCTTACTTCTCTGGAGGtatgcatttttttcaattattaaaaaGTATAGTGATGCACTTTATGTATAAATCTGTTCATCTTTGTCGGCCTATCTTCCATGTCAACCCTGGAGTATCTGGAGTTGAACTACCAGGGTCCCGGAGGTGAAGGCGTCGGTACCATTGGGCCGCACTTCTTCCAAGGTCAACGTAACCTGACCTCATTGACCATCGGGCACAGCATCCTGCTCGAATTCCACCCCGATGCCCTTGTTCCTCTGGTCAATTTAAGGAAGTTGTTCATAGATAGTGTTGTGATGAAAAGGACCAACCTGAGCGCAGTCCTGTCCCCTCTGAAAAATCTGAAGAAGCTGACTCTGTTCAGAATAGACCTCGACGCTCTGCCCGCTAACCTGTTGCCACCGGATAATAAGCTGGAGGTTCTCCAAGTCAAGTCAAACCACCTGCACACTGTGGACAAGCCCATGCTGGATGCCCTCCCCAGGTAGAAGAGCTACGGGGGAAGCGGGTCGGACAGGGGAGGGGGTTTGGTCCAACTGTGATACAAACGTTGCCTGTGTTTCCAGATTGCGTGTTTTTGACATTACGGACAACCCACTTTCCTGCACCTGTGATAATGCCTGGTTCAAGACGTGGGCCATCCACAACACCCAAACCCAGGTAACCGCTGGTCACGCTGGGAGTTGATGTAATGCTGTGAATCAACAAAAGTAACCCTCCTTAAATCCCTCCAGGTGTCCTACCTGTACGACCTGCGGTGTGACAACGAGAGGACATCTGCCTACCTGTGGCAGTTCGAAGACAGGGCCTGCTCCTACGAACAGGCGGCCTTCGCCCTCTTCGTCGCCTGCTCCGTGGCGGAcgcggtgtttgtgtgtgtgtgtctggtctgGCACATGCAAGGCCCGACCATGCGCTACCTGCTGCTCGTCCTCCGGGCCAAACTACGCGGACGCAGGAGGGCGGCGGCGGACAAGTTCCAGTACGACGCGTTCGTCTCCTACTGCTCCAAGGACGAGGCCTGGGTGATGGAACAGCTGGTGCCCAACCTGGAGAGGCCCGCCGAGGGCGAGGCGGGCCTCAGGCTGTGCCTCCACCACCGGGACTTCCGGCCCGGCGCCGCCGTGCTGGAGAACATCGAGGCGGCCATCCACAGCTCCCGCCACACCATCTGCGTGGTGACCCGTCACTTCCTGCAGAGCGAGTGGTGCTCCGTGGAGTTCCAGCTGGCCAGTCTGAGGCTCCTGTACGACGGCAGCGACGTTCTGCTGCTGGTGTTCCTGGAGGAGATACCCGAGCGCTGCCTGTCGCCCTACACGCGGCTGCGCAAGATCGTGCACAAGAAGACCTACCTGCTGTGGCCCGAGACGCCGCAGGAACGGGCCTCCTTCTGGGTCCGACTGATCGATGCCTTGAGGGACGGCCAGGAGGGGGGTGGAGAACACGTGTTGGCATAGAAACATCAGAGGAGCAATTAACAGATTGTTAAAATAGTGGGAGATTACTTTTCGGTCGTTGATCTGCACAAGTCGATCGATCTAAATCAACAATTCATCTTGGAGTGACACATTGTTGCAGTATAGAGTCTCTCCTCTGGCATGTGGAGTGTAGTGTAGATTGGGTCTTTGTCTATGTGTGAAAAATGCACACAGCTATGAGTGTAAACacagttgtcatttgtcaagttTCTTTCAAAGTGTGTGGTGAGAATCTCCAAGAATATGTAATTTTAAGTGGATGTgcggaataaaataaaaaaaaaaagtatgacaAGATTTCCAAACACTTCATTTATTTGACAATatacattcaaatgaaaattaaaaaaaatcatatatatttcatatGGAGCTAATGAGCAAGGTACaggtttaaaacaaaactcaGAAGTCTTGCGtggcatgcgcacacacacacacacacacacacacacactgacacacagacacacacgcacgctgtgGTTTGAATACTATACAGTGTGTATCCTTAGCTGCACAGGTGGCATGGATGCTTGTACTCGTCACTCAGTTGAGGCACAACTAGATCTCAGTGAGGAGTCGGGGATCGAAGGCTGCTGCTTACGGAGAAACGTTTCAATCTCAACACCAAACAGTAGGAGGCGCAAAGCAAAGCTGGTTAGTGTCAAGAGCTTCACAATACAAGCACTAAAAGGCAATCAATCCGCAGTTCAAATGATACGGTTGAGTCATGCAAAGTCCTAAATAGTTTCTTTTCTGAAAGGAAATTCTCACACCAAACTCAAAACCGAGCAAACGCAAATTTAGgttttaagaaaatgtaaaaaaaaaaagaagaaaagaatccAGTATCACTAACAAGTCACAGTTGCTCACTAAGTGTGACAGAAGTCACAATGTTTGGTTGCACTGCAATAATTGACCTAAAGTCACTACACCAATTTGAGacgaatataaaaaaaaagaagcttccaAGTAGTCAAGAGATAAGTGcaatctcaccccccccccccccccccccctctgttcccccttcacacacaacaaactccaCTTTAGAAAACTCATACAAAAGCAAGCTCAGCATCACATTGTTTTTCCACCATCAACCAAACCCTAGTTATTGTACAGCAGATACCCCAACGATCAATAACAAGCCGTACTCATATCCAGTAGTTATGTACaacaggacaacacacacattaaaattaTAAGATATAGAAACtgcaacaataataaaatacagcagATATTTAATATTGggaaatatatattattcatagTGTGTATTGCTGTCTAATTTGGCATTTTGGAAAATCAGTAAAAATGTCACGTGTCCCTCTCGCAGCTTATTTGACACAAATCTATTGGATAGATTACACATCTATGGATTTGTCTTTAAAGAAACCTACAGGGTtgattcaaaaaaacatttttcaattaataaaaaagaagaaacaacaaaaacctggGAGATGTTAATGGGAGGCGTGGAAGCAGCAGGTCCAGGTTCATAACAGATCTTGATAAATGAATTTTCAATTCCAATAATAGTCCAATAGAAGCTGAAGCCTTctgaccagaaaaaaaaaaacaaggtcagTAAGGAGAAATAAAACGTCAGATTCTTAATGTTCAAATCTTTTTGGAATCTTTTGCCTCAAAAAGCTTCATACGCTCCTGCACAGTTAGTCCCTCTTTCAGGCTCTGttaaaagcaaaagaagaaagTAGTTAATGGGGAATGTGGGCAGAGAAGAATGTTggaaaaacatcacaaaatgaGATTGTTGTGATCGCATTCAACGAGAAAAAGGTGTGTTATGCTGGAATGTGGACATGCGGCAcaaataaaactaataaaacaCATGAGACAGGTTTCTCCATGAAATTATCTGAAGTAGTTCATTTGTCCACTAATGTTCAACACTAAAATAATATAACACATTATTGTTCTGCCTGTCGGCTTCTGGAAAATTTGGGAACGACATCGTTAACTACTATATATGAGCTTAAAGACAGACATTGTTTTCAAACAGATGAAACCCGTGTGCTTTGTTTCTTTACGGGGCGGGGGCCTATTTACTCTGCAGCCAGAAGAAGCTTTTTCTAAGAGCTGCAGATGCAAACACACCCGTGACCTTCAGGCAAAGGGGCGGAGCCTACAATCTGCCCTGGCGGTGCAGGttgcggggcggggggggcggggatcaTGCGAGGGTATTAAGGGCATGCTTTGCTCATGCTATACCTACAGCACATCTTGGGGTTGGGggcggggtgagggggggagaaaactccccccccccaccatcacaACGGGAGTGTCAGCTGTCCCATGAGACCTGTTCAGTGACGGACTGAcggaaaaacacacagatgagGACGAGAGACCCGATCACCTGTCACCCAACAGTGGGCCGCGTTTCCACGGCGACAAAAGCATCAACACCACACCGCGAGCTGAAAGCTTTGCAGCGTGTGGAATattctcaaaaaaaataaaaataactattttATTTAACTTGACTCACCTTTGACCTTATGCCTCTTGATTGCTTGGAGGTCGATGCTCGTTCATTTGTCAGGATATCTGGATTACTTTTTGATTTCATGATATCTAAAAACACATTGAACGAATGCTATTACCATTAGCTGAAGAACCAAAATAGCACATCGCACTTATCTCCGCGCTCGGGCCGCTAAAGACCCGAGGAGACGTCTGCAGCGGCGCTATAAACAACATGCATTCTAGTCACGGGGCCTCGCTTCTCACAAAACAAAGGCCCtgtggggtggggtggtgggggcggggggggggtcaatggcAGCGATCAAACATTCCCGTTTACCGTATCCAGACGTCACCGCTCCGTCCACGGCCCTCTCGCCCAACGCCTCGGTGGCGACGAGCAGCTTCTCCTTCAGTTTGCCGATGTCGCAGTCGGCCTTCGCCTTGGCGATGCTCAGCTCCGTGTAGATGCCCTTGTATTTGTCCGTGGCGTATTTCTTGTCCTGTCGGGTCCAATGAATGCGGCGTGACAAAAGACCAGGACATGCTTTTCTATAAATTGTTTTTAAGAcaccaaacggggggggggggggggggggggcttacccgCAGGGCGGACTGCAGCTCGTCTTTCAAAGAGTGGATTTCTTGTTTGAGGTACTGGATCTCGGACTCCTTGATTCGAAGCAACACCTGGTGGCATCGGGAGAAACTCTGGTAAGAACACAGAGCAGATcctgcgcgcgcgcgtgtgtgtgtgtgtgtgtgtgtgtgtgtgtgtgtgtgtgtgtgtgtgtgtgtgtgtgtgttttgcacatGCCTCCAGTTCGTACACATCACTGCCCTGGCTAAGTGGCGACAGCGCCGTTTCCCCACTGAAGCACGAGCGCATCCGAGAGATCTCTGTGGTCAGTCGGTTGTTCAGCTCCTGTTGGacgggtttttattttttgtaaccGTTTAacacaaaaggttttctttttttaataccacATGGTGCGTCTCAGCGCACCTGGTTGTGAGCGTTGAGCTCCTGGTTCTCCCTCTGACACTGCCGGAGCGCCTGCCTCTCGGCCTCCAGCGCCTGGGACAGGTGAGCGTTCTCCAGGCACTTCTGGGAGTACTGCTCCGACAGCACCTCCAGCTCCCGGTGGATGGACTGCAGCTCCTCCCTGGAAAGTCACAGCGTCACCAACCGTCACCGCGGTGCTCGCCGACCAAAGTGGCCCCCGAAAAGGATTCAGAGTCGAAACGTACTCGTACTGCAAGCGGAGTTCATCGATGTCGGAGTTCAAGCCGCTCAGTTGGGAGCGGTGGGTCTTCTCCAGTTCCTCCTTGTGTGCGTTCTTCATGGCTTCAATCGCTGCATTCGGGGCAGAGCACACAAGTGTAACTACAGCGGGCCGGTTCTCCTTTCAAAATCACAGAAGGAAAGTCGGTGGGAACACGACGGCCTTCACCTGCGATCGTGGCGGCCGTCTCCTCGGCCAATAGTCTCTCTCGTTCCTCCATGAGCTTGGAGATCTCCCTCTGATGCTGCCTCTGGAGGTCGTGCACCACCTTCTGGTGCGTGTCTTCCATGGCAGCGAAGCCGCGTTCACACGTGGCCTAGAGGAGAAAAAATCAAATCCGTTATCACATGTATTTGGAATTTAGAGCCTATAATCCTACTTGTGAAAACAGATTCAGTGCAGCATCTAGTAATAGTTCACAAGGCTACATGCAAAATTAGTGATAGAAGCCATGCAAGCATTTTATGGTAGAGAGAAATTACAATTGTGCAGCTCTCATTCTATTGTTGAACGTGGAAAATGGTCTGTTTGTATGGTCTTTCTTGCCAATCCATCAACTAGATACTAGACTATTTTACAAGAACAtgttatatctatatatgtatgtgtgcatgtaatCTAGGTTGCAAGTTTCATGAATTAACAAATAACAACTTAGAATCACACCATTTCCCTACAACCGCTCTACACATCGGCAGATGGTTTAACAAAAGCAACTCTTGGTTAAGCTATTGTGCTACTCATCTAGTACTCAAAAATATCACTAAAGTAAAAATGAAAGAGCAAAAACCTTAAGACTTTCAAAGTCTCTCTGGTATTTCTCTCTCAGGCTGGCCGCATCTCCTTCGAGGTGCTTGTTCTCCAGTTCGTCCCTCATGGTGCTCATCTGAGCCTCCAGTTCCTGGACGCGGTCCTTCAGGAACAACATGGAGTCCAACTCTGCgtccccctgctcctcctcttccatcgGCGTAgcggcctcctccttctccttccccgGGTGCTTTTGGGCACGTTCAATGCTCTCCGCGTACCGCGAATTCAACTTTTCGATCTCCTGCTCGTGGATCCGCTGGAGCTCACGGATGCGCCGCTCAAACCGCTCCTCCAGTTCCCTGGCGTGGCCCTCGTGCCGCTCCTCCATGGCGCCCATGTCCAGCAGCAGGACCTCGAGCTTGCGCTGGCTGCCCGAGGTGGCCTCCATGAGGGCCAGCTGGGTGGAGGCGCGGCCCTCCTCCGCTCGGCTCAGCTCCTGCGCGTGCACCTGCCGGAGCTCCTCGGCCTCCTTCTTGAAGCGCTCTTCCAGGAGCGCCatttgcttctgctgctgcgaGAGCTGGTTCACGCGCTTGCTGATCTCGCTCCTCAACGCGCGGTTCTCCTTCTGCAGCGCCGACGCCGCCCGCGCAAAGTCCTGCCGCTCGTCCTCCAGGGACGCCTCGTACCGCTCCTGGACGGCGGCGACGCTGCCGGCGTGCCGCTGGACGAGGGCGCCCATGTCGCGGCCGGTCTGCCGGCACCGGTCCAGGTCCTGCTCGTGCAGCGCCCGCAGCCTGCACGCCACGTACGCCACCTGGGCCTGGACCAGGGCGTCGCGCATGCACAGGGAGGCGGCGGCGAAAGGACGCGAGGCCTGCCGGCCCAGAGCGGCGCGGATCACTTGGTGCAGGCCCGGGTGGTCGCCCCCCCGTCGGATCTGCTGGGCGCACGTGCGGAGGACGGCGGCGTGCCTCCGCAGCTCGGCGGCCAGCTGCTCGTGGGCGTCCTGCGGCGGTCGGATCGACTCGGCGCCGCGGGTCGCCGTTTCGGCCGCCAAGTGCCGGTCGACGATTTCCTCGGCCAGGCCTCGGGCTTCCTCCGTTTCCAGCTGCTCCGCGTAGGGGGCGAGTTCGGGGGGGGTGACGCCTGCCAGTTTCTGCCTACTGAACCCAAATTCATTTTGGATTTCTTTGATTACATTTAACAAATCAGGCCTTTGGGAAGCCTCAATAATGGCCTTCAGGGCCTCGTCCCTGTGATGCAGGTTATCAAGGGCCAGGGTCAACTCCCTTTTTAGTAGTTTTAATTTATCCTCGTAGCAAAGTTTAAGGTTGTGAATAGAGTAGGCTAGCTCTGCTTTAACGATGGTGTTAAAGATAACGGCAGCGTCTAAGTCTACGTCAGCGGAAACATCGTCCGTCTGAGCCTCTTCCGAGTCGTTACAGGTGGAACTCT containing:
- the LOC119212707 gene encoding LOW QUALITY PROTEIN: toll-like receptor 13 (The sequence of the model RefSeq protein was modified relative to this genomic sequence to represent the inferred CDS: substituted 3 bases at 3 genomic stop codons), which codes for MRRTVLFLLLLNTSACCGFGFKGCSQNFPQSYVMWCFNRDIANLADVVVGMPDNLTTINLSKNKIGIVPPGSFRRFPGLKQLDLSQNRLVSLKGGEFSGLSVLEWLNLTCNNISHIHPDALDGLAGLKTLLLTHNALATFSPRILASLPAIEEVNLSLNKLQAFGCNGSAGSSTLSRLDLYANAVRWLDASCFPALEYVRLSNNSGLELRADAFASNPRLRSLLGQGLRAEALAGLSAATKRNLTFVAFSLSVEKSPLTVCALLSGMDRLQRVEVDLKGSRLPRDNYTLLGCDTPPMVIIEDADLGDVSMLSLGRGNTSRLYLNNCGLKQVSPTAFGGYRGLTTLQLNKNKLHLHSDAFQGLSRLTFLSFDSSQISDIDPHWFVPLRGLTRLSLVKNEITELPPEVFSGLSRLEQLYMQFNLLKYITRKPFSGLRRLIKLNLSLNIIDFIEVGTFSDLTRLVYLDLSGNRIKRLTPFILSGLINLRQFVLYNNRLHFNAPEAPFVDLTSLEVCIFFNYXKVXXCTLCINLFIFVGLSSMSTLEYLELNYQGPGGEGVGTIGPHFFQGQRNLTSLTIGHSILLEFHPDALVPLVNLRKLFIDSVVMKRTNLSAVLSPLKNLKKLTLFRIDLDALPANLLPPDNKLEVLQVKSNHLHTVDKPMLDALPRLRVFDITDNPLSCTCDNAWFKTWAIHNTQTQVSYLYDLRCDNERTSAYLWQFEDRACSYEQAAFALFVACSVADAVFVCVCLVWHMQGPTMRYLLLVLRAKLRGRRRAAADKFQYDAFVSYCSKDEAWVMEQLVPNLERPAEGEAGLRLCLHHRDFRPGAAVLENIEAAIHSSRHTICVVTRHFLQSEWCSVEFQLASLRLLYDGSDVLLLVFLEEIPERCLSPYTRLRKIVHKKTYLLWPETPQERASFWVRLIDALRDGQEGGGEHVLA